DNA sequence from the Brevundimonas sp. NIBR10 genome:
TCCGGTCAACGACACGGTCGAGATCTATGGCCGGATCGAGAACGTCGGGGACGAGGTTTATGAGACGACGCGGACCTATGGTGTCGCGGGTCGCGGGACCTTCATCGGTGTCCGGGCGCGTTTCTAGAGTGACGGTGGCGCGGACGGTTCGATCCGTCCGCGCCGAGCCGTGCTTGCATCACAGTGTGGAGCGGCCAGTGTGGGCCCGGCAGCAGGGGAGGGACAGTTGACCAAGACACTGGACCGCCGCGCGGCCGTCTCGGGTGGGCTGACGCTGGCGCTCGCCACAGCGGCGTGCGGGTCGGCCCATCCGGTGGCACCCGTCGGGTCGGCTGCCGGTCCGCCGCGACGCATCGTGTCGGTCAATCCGTGCCTGGACGTCATCCTGCTGGAGGTCGCCGACCGGTCGCAGATCGCGGCGCTCAGCCACTATTCCTCCGACGCCTACAACTCGACCATCGCCGCACAGGCCCGCCAGTTGCCGTCCACGCGCGGGACGATCGAGGAGATCATCAATCTGACGCCGGATCTTGTGCTGTCCGGGCCGGGTCAGGCGCGGGTCGATCTGCTGGAACGCCTCGGTGTCCGGTCCGGGGTGTTCCCTGTGCCGGAGACGGTTGCCGACAGTCTGAAACAGGTGCGTGAGGTGGCGACCCTGATCGGCCATCCCGATCGCGGCGAGGCGGTCGTCGCGCGGATCGAGGCCGCCTTGCAGGCCGCAGACCCATCCCCCGGCGCAAAGCCCCTGTCGGCCCTGGTCTTCATGCCGGGCGGTTTCGCATCGGCGCCCGGCACCCTGATGGACGAGATGCTGACCCGAACCGGGTTCCGCAACGCCGCGACCGACTATGGGCTGCGCCAGTCGATGAGCGTGCCGCTGGAACGGATCATCGCCGATCCGCCGGATGTCCTGCTGTCCGGCGAAGCGACCGCCGGTGCCCCCAGCCGGGCCGAGCGGCTGGTCCGCCATCCGGCGCTGGCCTCCGTCTCCGAGCGGATCCGGCGGGCGACCTTTCCGGAGCGTCTGCTGTTCTGTGGCGGCCCGGTGCTGATCCAGACGGCGGCGGCCCTGGCGCGGGCGCGCGACGCAGCAGAGACGAGCTCCGCATGAAGCCGGTCAGCCGTCCCCTTCTCTATGCGGGCCTGATCGGCCTGTTGGTGATCCTGTCGAT
Encoded proteins:
- a CDS encoding ABC transporter substrate-binding protein; this translates as MTKTLDRRAAVSGGLTLALATAACGSAHPVAPVGSAAGPPRRIVSVNPCLDVILLEVADRSQIAALSHYSSDAYNSTIAAQARQLPSTRGTIEEIINLTPDLVLSGPGQARVDLLERLGVRSGVFPVPETVADSLKQVREVATLIGHPDRGEAVVARIEAALQAADPSPGAKPLSALVFMPGGFASAPGTLMDEMLTRTGFRNAATDYGLRQSMSVPLERIIADPPDVLLSGEATAGAPSRAERLVRHPALASVSERIRRATFPERLLFCGGPVLIQTAAALARARDAAETSSA